Proteins from a genomic interval of Caulobacter sp. NIBR1757:
- a CDS encoding IS110 family transposase, whose translation MEHPTRIFIDTSKQLFQLHGVDAGEKVVIRRQLRRREMIPFFTRLAPTVIGLEACGGSHHWARELAGLGHQVMLLPAQYVKAYLKRGKNDGRDAEAGCEAMSRPTMRPVPVKTVQEQAVLMLLATRDRLVRSRTQLTNAIRGHAAEFGLIAPTGLDKIEPLLERVAADQALPDLARDLFAGLGRQLLALQAQIVEIDARMAAHHRADQTSRRLARIPSVGIVGAVMLAAKTPDPKAFRSARDFAAWLGLTPKDHSTAGKTRLGGITRAGDEALRAVLVCGAMAVIQNAKAGRGQPWPWLNRLLATKPTKQVAVALANKTARIAWRLMVSGQDYDPSRRLAAPSQQPA comes from the coding sequence GTGGAGCATCCTACGCGCATATTCATCGATACGTCCAAGCAGCTGTTTCAGCTGCACGGTGTGGACGCAGGCGAGAAGGTCGTCATTCGCCGGCAACTTCGGCGGCGGGAGATGATCCCGTTCTTCACCAGGCTGGCGCCGACGGTGATCGGACTGGAAGCCTGTGGAGGTTCACACCACTGGGCGCGGGAGCTGGCGGGGCTTGGCCATCAGGTGATGCTGCTGCCGGCCCAGTATGTGAAGGCCTATCTGAAGCGAGGCAAGAACGACGGTCGCGACGCCGAGGCCGGCTGCGAAGCGATGAGCCGGCCGACGATGAGGCCGGTGCCGGTCAAGACGGTTCAGGAGCAGGCGGTGCTGATGCTGCTGGCGACGCGGGACCGACTGGTGCGAAGCCGCACCCAGCTGACCAACGCCATTCGCGGCCATGCCGCCGAGTTCGGGCTGATCGCTCCGACCGGGCTGGACAAGATCGAGCCGCTGCTGGAGCGCGTCGCCGCCGACCAGGCTTTGCCCGACCTGGCCCGGGACCTGTTCGCGGGTCTTGGCCGCCAGCTCCTCGCCCTGCAGGCGCAGATCGTCGAGATCGACGCCCGGATGGCGGCGCATCATCGGGCCGATCAGACCAGCCGCCGGCTGGCCAGGATCCCCAGCGTCGGGATCGTCGGCGCGGTCATGCTCGCCGCCAAGACCCCGGACCCCAAGGCCTTCCGCTCAGCGCGCGACTTCGCCGCCTGGCTGGGCCTCACGCCCAAGGACCATTCCACTGCCGGCAAGACCCGCCTTGGCGGCATCACCCGGGCCGGCGACGAGGCGCTTCGAGCCGTCCTGGTCTGCGGGGCCATGGCGGTGATCCAGAACGCCAAAGCGGGTCGAGGACAGCCGTGGCCATGGCTCAATCGGCTATTGGCCACAAAGCCGACCAAGCAGGTCGCCGTCGCCCTCGCCAACAAGACCGCCCGCATCGCCTGGCGCCTCATGGTCAGCGGACAGGACTACGATCCGTCTCGCCGCCTCGCCGCGCCTTCCCAACAACCTGCCTAG
- a CDS encoding DUF924 family protein, whose amino-acid sequence MPAHPNDVLTFWTTAGRKKWFAKDDRFDAAIRLKFEPVHFAAARGEYDAWMDSADGCLALLLLLDQFPRNLFRGSAHSYATDPKARMIARHAMSRGFDTQVAPELRPFFYLPFEHSEDPADQEVAVALTQGLADEQDDQETVKFALIHRDIIQRFGRFPHRNKALGRETTPEEQAFLDEGGFAG is encoded by the coding sequence ATGCCTGCCCACCCCAACGATGTCCTGACCTTCTGGACCACCGCCGGCCGCAAGAAGTGGTTCGCCAAGGACGACCGCTTCGATGCCGCCATCCGCCTGAAGTTCGAGCCGGTGCACTTCGCCGCCGCCCGGGGCGAGTATGACGCCTGGATGGACAGCGCCGACGGCTGCCTGGCCCTGCTGCTCCTGCTCGATCAGTTCCCCCGCAACCTGTTCAGGGGCAGCGCCCATTCCTACGCCACCGACCCCAAGGCCCGGATGATCGCCCGCCACGCCATGTCTCGCGGTTTCGACACACAGGTCGCGCCCGAGTTGCGGCCCTTCTTCTACCTGCCCTTCGAGCACAGTGAGGATCCGGCCGACCAGGAGGTCGCTGTCGCCCTGACCCAGGGCCTTGCCGACGAACAGGACGACCAGGAGACGGTGAAGTTCGCCCTGATCCACCGCGACATCATCCAGCGCTTCGGCCGCTTTCCTCACCGCAACAAGGCGCTGGGCCGCGAGACCACGCCCGAGGAGCAGGCCTTCCTCGACGAGGGCGGCTTCGCCGGCTAG
- a CDS encoding RcnB family protein: MKKVLLAGAALALLMGTVAVAAPREGRDNRGPEAQTQAEQPKPPRAERGGDRGGRGDRARPPQQPGGPQGGPGGRQRGDGQSGQSGFDRGAPNPGSGRGGVNGRGDRGGNGGGQPPQQPGGGWDRNNDGRPDRGGPGGRPGRGGPGNGGVVPPQQPGGGWDRNNDGRPDRGQPGRGGQGPGGWDRNNDGRPDRGPGGWDRNNDGRPDRGGPGAGRGDRDGRGDGRWDGRRPGEGRQARHRDRGRHWYDSRQWRHEYRSSRRFRLGVYVYPRGWYSNSWRYGDILPYGWYGSNYYLNDWWSYGLPMPPIGCEWVRVGDDAYLVDVWSGRVLSVYYDLFW; the protein is encoded by the coding sequence ATGAAGAAGGTTTTGTTGGCCGGCGCCGCTCTGGCCCTTTTGATGGGAACGGTCGCCGTGGCGGCGCCCCGAGAGGGGCGCGACAACCGTGGTCCGGAAGCCCAGACCCAGGCCGAGCAGCCCAAACCGCCACGCGCTGAGCGTGGCGGCGACCGGGGTGGTCGTGGTGATCGCGCCCGACCGCCGCAACAGCCCGGCGGCCCACAGGGCGGTCCTGGCGGTCGCCAGCGCGGCGATGGCCAGTCCGGCCAGAGCGGCTTTGATCGCGGCGCCCCCAACCCCGGCAGCGGCAGGGGCGGCGTCAACGGTCGCGGCGACCGGGGCGGCAACGGCGGCGGCCAGCCGCCTCAACAGCCGGGCGGCGGTTGGGATCGCAACAATGACGGCCGTCCTGATCGCGGCGGCCCCGGCGGTCGCCCCGGCCGTGGCGGCCCCGGCAATGGCGGTGTCGTGCCGCCGCAGCAGCCGGGCGGCGGCTGGGATCGCAACAACGACGGCCGTCCGGACCGGGGTCAGCCCGGTCGTGGCGGCCAGGGCCCAGGTGGCTGGGACCGCAACAACGATGGTCGTCCGGACCGTGGCCCGGGCGGCTGGGATCGCAACAACGACGGGCGTCCCGATCGCGGCGGCCCCGGCGCTGGCCGTGGCGACCGTGATGGCCGGGGTGACGGCCGCTGGGATGGCCGCCGTCCCGGCGAAGGCCGCCAGGCCCGCCACCGCGACCGTGGCCGTCACTGGTACGACAGCCGCCAATGGCGTCACGAGTACCGCTCCTCGCGCCGCTTCCGCCTGGGCGTCTACGTCTACCCGCGCGGCTGGTACTCCAACAGCTGGCGCTACGGCGACATCCTGCCCTACGGCTGGTACGGCTCGAACTACTACCTGAACGACTGGTGGAGCTACGGCCTGCCGATGCCGCCGATCGGCTGCGAGTGGGTCCGCGTCGGTGACGACGCCTATCTGGTCGATGTCTGGTCCGGCCGCGTGCTGAGCGTCTACTACGATCTGTTCTGGTAG
- a CDS encoding dihydrofolate reductase yields the protein MVLPIALVVARARNGVIGRNGDLPWRIRSDMAWFKANTLGKPVIMGRKTWDSLPLQPLPGRLNIVLSRDGSFEPKTAVPVENFNEAVEMASEQAEEDGANEVCVIGGTALFELAMPRARRLYITEVEAEPEGDAFFPAFDEAAWTEVHREAHPAGEKDDHPFVFRILERKR from the coding sequence ATGGTCCTGCCCATCGCCCTCGTCGTCGCCCGCGCCCGCAATGGAGTCATCGGCCGCAATGGCGACCTGCCTTGGCGCATCCGCTCCGACATGGCCTGGTTCAAGGCCAATACGCTCGGCAAGCCGGTTATCATGGGCCGCAAGACCTGGGACAGCCTGCCGCTGCAGCCCCTGCCCGGCCGGCTGAATATCGTGCTGAGCCGCGATGGCAGCTTCGAGCCGAAGACCGCCGTGCCGGTCGAGAACTTCAACGAAGCCGTCGAGATGGCCAGCGAACAAGCCGAGGAAGACGGCGCCAACGAAGTCTGCGTCATCGGCGGCACCGCCCTGTTCGAGCTGGCCATGCCGCGCGCCAGACGCCTCTACATCACCGAGGTCGAGGCCGAACCGGAGGGCGACGCCTTCTTCCCGGCCTTCGACGAGGCCGCCTGGACCGAGGTCCACCGCGAGGCTCACCCGGCCGGCGAGAAGGACGACCACCCCTTCGTCTTCCGCATCCTCGAACGGAAGCGATGA
- a CDS encoding helix-turn-helix domain-containing protein, whose translation MTNMGEATAGRPARLTVGQGEARDGGFEEWRWAIDPLFRVETAGEAAFDGELSTWLLGPMMLGRCRSNGHEFHRDAAQVARSGLDHLLVQLLVEGEDCLLSGAPAGRSRPGDLRVLDLSRTARTATGPYVNLSLVLPRDLVAPYLSDPDGAHGLHIDGASPVGRLLGDHIRTLWSVAPSLTPAEVAGLSTATAALVGACLKPLADGREAAIRAADEARLWRIRDWIDANLASPDLDALAVCRAFGLSRTRLYDLFAPLGGVAGHIRQRRLSRAFRSLTGPGGAALRIADVSRANGFVDEDVFSRAFRGRFGLTPRDARALRGASPAALSEAEGAAGMRDWFSRL comes from the coding sequence ATGACGAACATGGGGGAGGCCACGGCGGGCAGGCCGGCGCGGCTGACGGTCGGCCAGGGCGAGGCGCGCGACGGCGGCTTCGAGGAATGGCGCTGGGCTATCGATCCGCTGTTCCGGGTCGAGACGGCCGGCGAGGCGGCCTTCGACGGCGAGCTGAGCACCTGGCTGCTGGGGCCGATGATGCTGGGCCGCTGCCGCTCCAACGGCCACGAATTTCACCGCGACGCCGCCCAGGTCGCCCGCAGCGGCCTGGACCATCTGCTGGTCCAGCTTCTGGTCGAGGGCGAGGACTGCCTGCTGTCCGGCGCCCCGGCCGGGCGCAGCCGGCCGGGCGACCTGCGGGTGCTCGACCTTTCGCGCACGGCCCGGACCGCGACGGGGCCCTACGTCAACCTCAGCCTGGTCCTGCCGCGCGACCTCGTGGCGCCCTACCTGTCCGACCCGGACGGCGCCCACGGCCTGCATATCGACGGGGCCAGCCCGGTCGGCCGCCTGCTGGGCGACCACATCCGCACCCTGTGGAGCGTCGCCCCCAGCCTGACCCCGGCCGAGGTCGCCGGCCTGTCGACGGCCACGGCGGCCCTGGTCGGGGCTTGCCTGAAGCCCTTGGCCGATGGCCGCGAGGCGGCGATCCGGGCGGCCGACGAGGCGCGGCTCTGGCGCATCCGTGACTGGATCGACGCCAACCTGGCCTCGCCGGACCTGGACGCCCTGGCCGTCTGCCGGGCCTTCGGCCTGTCGCGGACCCGGCTCTACGACCTGTTCGCCCCGCTGGGCGGGGTGGCCGGCCATATCCGGCAGAGACGCCTGTCGCGGGCCTTCCGCAGCTTGACCGGGCCGGGCGGCGCGGCCCTGCGCATCGCTGACGTGTCCCGCGCCAACGGCTTTGTCGACGAGGACGTCTTCAGCCGCGCCTTCCGCGGCCGGTTCGGCCTGACCCCGCGCGACGCCCGCGCCCTGCGCGGCGCCTCACCGGCGGCGCTGAGCGAGGCCGAGGGCGCGGCCGGCATGCGGGACTGGTTCAGCCGCCTCTGA
- a CDS encoding SDR family NAD(P)-dependent oxidoreductase, translating into MGRLSGKVAIVTGAASGIGRASAKLFAAEGASVVAFDRAEGVNETVAEIVADGGKAIAVTGDAGSEAEVSALVDKAVETYGGLDIAFANAGVSGGWITLPELTEASFMDLLRINVVGPAMMIKHASRVMAPKGKGSIICTASVAALRSGAGGTPYSASKAGVISMVQTTAQQLGGTGIRVNAICPGLIETGMTKPIFDGARSKGSEGKIGQLNPLRRAGQPIEIAQMALFLASDDASYVNGQAMVVDGGLSSSHPVARPGSLS; encoded by the coding sequence ATGGGTCGTCTGTCGGGCAAGGTCGCCATCGTCACCGGGGCCGCCAGCGGCATTGGCCGGGCCAGCGCCAAGCTGTTCGCCGCCGAGGGGGCCAGCGTGGTGGCCTTTGACCGAGCGGAGGGGGTGAACGAGACGGTGGCGGAGATCGTTGCCGACGGCGGCAAGGCCATCGCGGTGACCGGCGACGCCGGTTCGGAAGCCGAGGTCAGCGCCCTGGTCGACAAGGCCGTGGAGACCTACGGCGGCCTCGACATCGCCTTCGCCAACGCCGGGGTGTCGGGTGGCTGGATCACCCTGCCGGAACTGACCGAGGCCAGCTTCATGGACCTGCTCAGGATCAACGTCGTCGGGCCGGCGATGATGATCAAGCACGCCTCGCGGGTCATGGCGCCGAAGGGCAAGGGTTCGATCATCTGCACGGCATCCGTGGCGGCGCTGCGCTCGGGGGCGGGCGGCACGCCCTACAGCGCCTCCAAGGCCGGCGTCATCTCGATGGTGCAGACCACGGCCCAGCAGCTGGGCGGCACCGGCATCCGGGTCAACGCCATCTGCCCGGGGCTGATCGAGACGGGGATGACCAAGCCGATCTTCGACGGGGCCCGCTCGAAGGGCTCGGAAGGCAAAATCGGCCAGCTGAACCCGCTGCGCCGCGCCGGCCAGCCGATCGAGATCGCCCAGATGGCCCTGTTCCTGGCTTCGGATGACGCGTCGTATGTGAATGGTCAGGCGATGGTGGTGGATGGCGGGCTGTCGAGTTCGCACCCTGTGGCGCGGCCGGGGTCCTTGAGCTGA
- a CDS encoding SMP-30/gluconolactonase/LRE family protein, translating to MDIELVAEGLQFPEGPIAMNDGSVILTEIKGQRLTRVTPDGKTSTVAETGGGPNGAAIGPDGKIYVTNNGGSFEWLDVGGLTIPGPTPASHVGGSIQRVDIATGKVETVYEACDGKRLVGPNDLVFDKTGGIWFSDHGCTTPEGKKFGGLYYALPDGSKIVRHRDHMVSPNGVGLSPDEKTVYLADTMLGRLWAFDVSAPGELAEPPPFQPGHVVCNLPGYQLLDSLAVEAGGKVCVATIINGGITAFDPDGTTEHYPFPDLLCTNICFGGDDMRTAWITASGTGKLYRARWPRPGLKLNFNA from the coding sequence GTGGACATCGAACTCGTCGCCGAGGGACTGCAGTTTCCCGAGGGCCCCATCGCCATGAACGACGGCTCGGTGATCCTCACCGAGATCAAGGGCCAGCGGCTGACCCGGGTCACCCCGGACGGCAAGACCAGCACCGTCGCCGAGACCGGCGGCGGCCCGAACGGCGCGGCCATCGGCCCGGACGGCAAGATCTATGTCACCAACAACGGCGGCAGCTTCGAATGGCTCGACGTCGGCGGCCTGACCATCCCCGGCCCCACCCCCGCCAGCCACGTCGGCGGCTCGATCCAACGCGTGGACATTGCGACCGGCAAGGTCGAGACGGTCTATGAGGCCTGCGACGGCAAGCGTCTGGTCGGCCCCAACGATCTGGTGTTCGACAAGACCGGCGGCATCTGGTTCAGCGACCACGGCTGCACCACGCCCGAGGGCAAGAAGTTCGGCGGCCTCTACTACGCCCTGCCGGACGGCTCGAAGATCGTCCGCCACAGGGACCATATGGTCAGCCCCAACGGCGTCGGCCTCTCGCCCGACGAGAAGACGGTCTACCTCGCCGACACCATGCTCGGCCGCCTCTGGGCCTTCGACGTCAGCGCCCCCGGCGAACTGGCCGAACCGCCGCCGTTCCAGCCGGGCCATGTGGTCTGCAACCTGCCGGGCTACCAGCTGCTCGACAGCCTGGCCGTCGAGGCCGGCGGCAAGGTCTGCGTCGCCACCATCATCAACGGCGGCATCACGGCTTTTGACCCGGACGGCACGACCGAGCACTACCCCTTCCCGGACCTGCTGTGCACCAACATCTGCTTCGGCGGCGACGACATGCGGACCGCCTGGATCACGGCGTCGGGGACGGGGAAACTGTACCGGGCGAGGTGGCCGCGGCCGGGCCTGAAGCTGAACTTCAACGCGTAA
- a CDS encoding thymidylate synthase: MALVAPVLPVSPQLAPADHGERQYLGLLADIMATGVQRGDRTGTGTLGVFGRQMRFDLSKGFPLLTTKKLHLRSIIVELLWFLRGETNIRYLKDHGVSIWDEWANAEGDLGPVYGKQWRSWTAPDGRVIDQISAVVEAIRKNPNSRRHIVSAWNPADVEDMALPPCHCLFQFFVADGKLSCQLYQRSADVFLGVPFNIASYALLTMMVAKVTGLQPGEFVHTFGDAHLYLNHLDQAKQQLAREPYPFPTMTLADKDDLFAFELGDFLVEGYQAHPTIKAPIAV; the protein is encoded by the coding sequence ATGGCCCTCGTCGCACCCGTCCTGCCCGTCTCGCCGCAACTGGCGCCCGCCGACCATGGCGAGCGCCAATACCTCGGCCTGCTGGCCGACATCATGGCGACAGGCGTGCAGCGCGGCGACCGCACCGGCACCGGCACGCTGGGCGTCTTCGGCCGGCAGATGCGCTTCGACCTGTCGAAGGGCTTCCCGCTGCTGACCACCAAGAAGCTGCACCTGCGCTCGATCATCGTCGAGCTGCTGTGGTTCCTGCGCGGCGAGACCAACATCCGCTACCTGAAGGACCACGGCGTCAGCATCTGGGACGAATGGGCCAATGCCGAGGGGGACCTGGGCCCCGTCTACGGCAAGCAGTGGCGCTCCTGGACGGCGCCCGACGGCCGGGTCATCGACCAGATCAGCGCCGTCGTCGAAGCCATCCGCAAAAACCCCAACAGCCGCCGCCACATCGTCAGCGCCTGGAACCCAGCCGACGTCGAGGACATGGCCCTGCCGCCCTGCCACTGCCTGTTCCAGTTCTTCGTCGCCGACGGCAAGCTATCGTGCCAGCTGTACCAGCGCAGCGCCGACGTCTTCCTGGGCGTGCCGTTCAACATCGCCAGCTATGCCCTGCTGACCATGATGGTGGCCAAGGTCACCGGCCTTCAGCCCGGCGAGTTCGTCCACACCTTCGGCGACGCCCACCTTTATCTGAACCACCTGGACCAGGCCAAACAGCAGCTGGCCCGCGAGCCCTACCCCTTCCCGACCATGACCCTGGCCGATAAGGACGACCTGTTCGCCTTCGAGCTGGGCGACTTCCTGGTCGAGGGCTACCAGGCTCATCCGACCATCAAGGCGCCGATCGCGGTCTGA
- a CDS encoding NADH:flavin oxidoreductase encodes MSTDALFRPFQVKSMTLANRIAMAPMTRSFSPGGVATSEVVDYYRRRAENGVGLIISEGTGVARPASLNDPNVPRFHGEQELAAWKQVIDAVHAAGGKMAPQLWHVGAVRTRDPQWTPPGPYDSPSGLSSPGKQFGEPMSDAEVADAVDAFAKAAGAAKALGFDSIELHGAHGYLIDQFFWHGVNVREDRWGGKTLPERSRFAVEILKAVRREVGEDYPVIIRLSQWKQQDFTVKLAADPKEMEAWLAPLADAGADVFHCSQRRFWEPEFEGSDLNFAGWAKKLTGKPTITVGSVGLSGEFIAAYGGEASQPASLDGLMERLEREEFDMVAVGRALLQDPEWVVKVRDGREDELKSFERSAMGVLY; translated from the coding sequence GTGAGCACCGACGCCCTGTTCCGACCCTTCCAGGTCAAGTCCATGACCCTGGCCAATCGCATCGCCATGGCGCCGATGACGCGCAGCTTCTCGCCCGGCGGCGTGGCGACCAGCGAGGTCGTCGACTACTACCGCCGCCGCGCCGAGAACGGCGTCGGGCTGATCATCTCCGAGGGCACGGGCGTGGCCCGGCCGGCCTCGCTGAACGATCCCAACGTGCCGCGCTTCCATGGCGAGCAGGAACTGGCCGCCTGGAAACAGGTGATCGACGCGGTGCACGCGGCCGGCGGCAAGATGGCGCCGCAGCTGTGGCACGTCGGGGCGGTGCGCACCCGCGATCCGCAATGGACGCCGCCGGGCCCGTACGACAGCCCGTCGGGCCTCTCCTCGCCGGGCAAGCAATTCGGCGAGCCGATGAGCGACGCGGAGGTGGCCGACGCCGTCGACGCCTTCGCCAAGGCGGCCGGGGCGGCCAAGGCGCTGGGTTTCGATTCCATCGAGCTGCACGGGGCGCATGGCTATCTGATCGACCAGTTCTTCTGGCACGGGGTCAACGTCCGCGAGGACCGTTGGGGCGGCAAGACCCTGCCCGAACGCTCGCGGTTCGCGGTGGAAATCCTGAAAGCCGTGCGGCGCGAGGTCGGCGAGGACTATCCGGTCATCATCCGGTTGTCGCAGTGGAAGCAGCAGGACTTCACGGTGAAGCTGGCGGCCGATCCCAAGGAGATGGAAGCCTGGCTGGCGCCGCTGGCCGACGCCGGGGCCGATGTTTTCCACTGCAGCCAGCGGCGCTTCTGGGAGCCGGAGTTCGAGGGCAGCGACCTGAACTTTGCGGGCTGGGCCAAGAAGCTGACCGGCAAGCCGACGATCACCGTCGGGTCGGTGGGGCTGTCCGGCGAGTTCATCGCGGCCTATGGCGGCGAGGCGAGCCAGCCGGCCAGCCTCGACGGGCTGATGGAGCGGCTAGAGCGCGAGGAGTTCGACATGGTGGCGGTCGGCCGCGCCCTGCTGCAGGACCCCGAATGGGTGGTGAAGGTGCGCGACGGGCGTGAGGACGAGCTGAAGAGCTTCGAGCGGTCGGCGATGGGGGTGTTGTACTAG
- a CDS encoding ribonuclease T, translated as MRFAASLIAVLALVACAAPKEQAAGAAVDCALPADLAPAPTEVGPADKVVADFSPDSYLLAMAWQPEACRSKAADTSDPSACDGGRTWTLHGLWPNSDDGKHPRYCRPSQPLTARTVARNFCMIPSARLQQHEYAAHGVCAWDSPDAYFDQSRKLWDGLVKPYPASATISAGVLRDVFKAANPGLPRAAIAIVTAPEGQLREVRICHDLAFKPTACAPKALGARDDVILIVTPPNRG; from the coding sequence ATGCGTTTCGCCGCCTCCCTGATTGCCGTCCTTGCTCTGGTCGCCTGCGCCGCTCCCAAGGAGCAGGCCGCCGGCGCCGCCGTCGACTGCGCCCTTCCCGCCGACCTTGCGCCGGCCCCGACCGAGGTCGGCCCGGCCGACAAGGTGGTCGCCGACTTCAGCCCCGACAGCTACCTGCTCGCCATGGCCTGGCAGCCGGAGGCCTGCCGCAGCAAGGCCGCCGACACCTCCGACCCCAGCGCCTGCGACGGCGGCCGCACCTGGACCCTGCACGGCCTGTGGCCCAACAGCGACGACGGCAAGCACCCGCGCTACTGCCGCCCCAGCCAGCCCCTGACGGCGCGGACGGTCGCCAGGAACTTCTGCATGATCCCCTCGGCCCGCCTCCAGCAGCATGAGTACGCCGCCCACGGCGTCTGCGCCTGGGACAGCCCGGACGCCTATTTCGACCAGTCCCGCAAACTGTGGGACGGCCTCGTGAAGCCGTATCCCGCCAGCGCCACCATTTCCGCTGGCGTGCTTCGTGATGTCTTCAAGGCTGCCAACCCCGGCCTGCCGCGCGCCGCCATCGCCATCGTCACCGCGCCGGAAGGCCAGCTTCGCGAGGTCCGCATCTGTCACGACCTGGCCTTCAAGCCGACCGCCTGTGCGCCCAAGGCGCTCGGGGCCCGCGACGACGTCATCCTGATCGTCACCCCGCCGAACCGGGGATGA
- a CDS encoding alpha/beta fold hydrolase: protein MNAPASLSETLRGRLAEGQPVDAVLEGWALLDSTLTHDPAAFAEALGEAARLDTGAGFAAIAPEGSLGAAVISPTGALAQADPQFIKWFGDPTDIPAFRRLVRLAQKQGQASGLVETEDGGVIAACAAVETLALRWPLSEASRAQLLLPGRRVALLGFAPSRVSDLAQRAAQAFGFTPLEARLAEALLDAPNLNEAAERIGVGRETAREALKKAMRKAGARRSPDLVRRMMDLMSGMGAPIGDVEAVLRALFGATPAEAKAAARFAEGLTAREVAAALGVKEATVRGQLKAVFAKTGVNKAKDLVRLTVEAGALTAFTEASETVVEPVDLEGRPRVISLEGGRRVAFVDYGPKGGRPVVVFHGYSTGRILPITFVALLHRAGYRPLAVQRPGFGLSDPAPTPESHLATQADDLIAVLTALKLRKVDVMVRDGSTAAGLAFAARYGDRIGRGLLMNPRAPRHIERSQLSLIGAVSRSMLKHPELITPLGEMLRRQTRTDLLTRTVRKSMEAAPADKAATDDPLILARVMRDARGMSARTIAGWAAEMAVYALGWTLPEHIGGDRWNILFCDGLQWPVQVEHWRAAFPDAPITFIKDAGFLAYYTHPLEVIAALEG, encoded by the coding sequence GTGAACGCTCCGGCCTCCCTGTCCGAGACCCTGCGCGGCCGCCTGGCCGAGGGCCAGCCCGTGGATGCGGTGCTCGAGGGCTGGGCCCTGCTCGACTCCACCCTCACCCACGACCCGGCCGCCTTCGCCGAGGCCCTGGGCGAGGCGGCCAGGCTGGACACCGGCGCCGGCTTCGCGGCCATCGCCCCGGAGGGCTCGCTGGGCGCGGCGGTGATCTCGCCGACCGGAGCCCTGGCCCAGGCCGATCCGCAGTTCATCAAATGGTTCGGCGACCCCACCGACATCCCCGCCTTCCGCCGCCTCGTCCGCCTGGCCCAGAAGCAGGGCCAGGCCTCGGGCCTTGTCGAGACCGAGGACGGCGGCGTCATCGCCGCCTGCGCCGCCGTCGAGACCCTGGCCCTGCGCTGGCCGCTGTCCGAGGCCAGCCGCGCCCAGCTGCTGCTGCCCGGCCGCCGGGTGGCCCTGCTTGGCTTCGCCCCCTCGCGGGTCAGCGACCTGGCCCAGCGCGCCGCCCAGGCCTTCGGCTTCACCCCCTTGGAAGCCCGGCTGGCCGAGGCCCTGCTCGACGCTCCCAACCTCAACGAGGCGGCCGAACGCATCGGGGTGGGGCGCGAGACCGCCCGCGAAGCCCTGAAGAAGGCCATGCGCAAGGCCGGGGCGCGCCGCAGCCCCGACCTGGTCCGCCGGATGATGGACCTGATGAGCGGCATGGGCGCGCCGATCGGCGACGTCGAGGCGGTGCTGCGCGCCCTGTTCGGCGCCACGCCCGCGGAAGCCAAGGCCGCCGCCCGCTTCGCCGAGGGCCTGACCGCCCGCGAGGTCGCCGCCGCGCTGGGCGTCAAGGAGGCCACGGTGCGCGGCCAACTGAAGGCCGTGTTTGCCAAGACCGGGGTCAACAAGGCCAAGGACCTGGTCCGCCTGACCGTCGAGGCCGGCGCCCTGACCGCCTTCACCGAGGCCAGCGAGACGGTGGTCGAGCCTGTCGACCTCGAAGGCCGGCCCCGGGTCATCAGCCTCGAGGGCGGCCGGCGGGTGGCCTTCGTCGACTATGGGCCCAAGGGCGGCCGGCCCGTGGTCGTGTTCCATGGCTATTCCACGGGCCGCATCCTGCCGATCACCTTCGTGGCCCTGCTCCACCGCGCCGGCTACCGGCCCCTGGCCGTGCAGCGGCCGGGATTTGGCCTCAGCGACCCGGCCCCCACCCCGGAAAGCCACCTGGCGACCCAGGCCGACGACCTGATCGCCGTGCTGACCGCCCTGAAGCTGCGCAAGGTCGACGTCATGGTCCGCGACGGCTCGACCGCCGCCGGCCTGGCCTTCGCGGCGCGCTACGGCGACCGGATCGGCCGGGGCCTGCTGATGAACCCCCGCGCGCCCCGCCATATCGAGCGCAGCCAGCTGTCCCTGATCGGGGCGGTGTCGCGCAGCATGCTGAAACACCCCGAGCTGATCACCCCGCTGGGCGAGATGCTGCGCCGCCAGACCCGCACCGACCTGCTGACCAGGACCGTGCGCAAGTCGATGGAGGCCGCCCCGGCCGACAAGGCGGCCACCGACGATCCCCTCATCCTGGCCCGGGTGATGCGCGACGCCCGCGGCATGTCGGCCCGCACCATCGCCGGCTGGGCGGCCGAGATGGCGGTCTACGCCCTGGGCTGGACCCTCCCCGAGCACATCGGCGGCGACCGCTGGAACATCCTGTTCTGCGATGGCCTGCAATGGCCGGTCCAGGTCGAGCATTGGCGCGCGGCCTTCCCCGACGCCCCGATCACCTTCATCAAGGACGCCGGCTTCCTGGCCTACTACACCCACCCGCTCGAGGTGATCGCGGCGCTGGAGGGTTAG